A stretch of the Vitis vinifera cultivar Pinot Noir 40024 chromosome 16, ASM3070453v1 genome encodes the following:
- the LOC100267589 gene encoding uncharacterized protein LOC100267589 isoform X1, whose amino-acid sequence MAQCHWIALSFALSFLVRVLNASAGDSDPLYKACIEQCEKTGCVGDKCFQHCKLSSDGNPIGGPWYLQEPLYLRWKQWDCRSDCRYHCMLAREEEREELGDKPVKYHGKWPFRRVYGIQEPVSVALATLNLAMQFHGWVSFLILLYYKLPLRPDKKTFYEYTGLWHIYGILAMNAWFWNAVFHSRDVDLTEKLDYSSGVALLGFTLILAILRAFNVRDEAARVMIAAPLMAFVTTHILYLNFYKLDYGNPSSNILHLLNLCSIVHHYTKLPAQLHLVMEYCLEYDMCQHSTDSSIIYQKKKKRAQTLLSGPQFCVVPNYFSWIYVCLRLAVQTSFGTFLYLWPFLLCLFL is encoded by the exons ATGGCGCAATGTCATTGGATCGCTCTCTCCTTCGCTCTCTCCTTTCTCGTTCGCGTTCTCAACGCTAGTGCCGGCGATTCTGATCCACTCTACAA GGCATGCATAGAACAGTGTGAGAAGACTGGATGTGTCGGGGACAAGTGCTTCCAACACTGTAAACTATCTTCTGATGGGAATCCTATTGGTGGTCCATGGTATCTGCAAGAACCGCTCTATCTGCGGTGGAAGCAGTGGGATTGCCGCAGTGACTGTAGGTACCACTGTATGCTTGctagggaagaagaaagagaggaACTTGGTGACAAGCCTGTCAAATATCATGGAAAATGGCCATTCCGGCGTGTATATGGAATTCAG GAACCTGTTTCTGTTGCTCTAGCCACACTCAATCTTGCTATGCAATTTCATGGTTGGGTGtcatttctcatccttctttattACAAGTTGCCTTTAAGGCCAGATAAGAAGACATTCTATGAATATACTGGCTTATGGCATATCTATGGGATCTTAGCAATGAATGCCTGGTTCTGGAATGCTGTTTTCCACAGTCG aGATGTGGATTTGACAGAGAAACTAGATTATTCTTCTGGGGTGGCATTACTTGGATTTACCCTTATTCTGGCCATACTGCGAGCTTTCAATGTGAGAGATGAGGCTGCCAGGGTCATGATTGCTGCTCCACTGATGGCTTTTGTGACTACCCATATCTTGTATCTGAACTTCTACAAACTTGATTATGGTAACCCCTCTTCCAATATCCTCCATTTGTTGAACTTATGCAGCATTGTACATCACTATACAAAACTACCAGCACAATTACATTTAGTTATGGAATATTGCCTTGAATATGATATGTGCCAACATAGCACAGACTCTtctattatttatcaaaaaaaaaaaaaaagggcacaGACTCTTCTATCTGGACCACAATTTTGTGTGGTCCCAAACTACTTTAGTTGGATATATGTATGCTTGAGATTGGCTGTACAAACTTCTTTTGGCACTTTTCTCTATCTATGGCCATTTCTGTTATGTCTTTTCTTAtaa
- the LOC100267589 gene encoding uncharacterized protein LOC100267589 isoform X2, producing MAQCHWIALSFALSFLVRVLNASAGDSDPLYKACIEQCEKTGCVGDKCFQHCKLSSDGNPIGGPWYLQEPLYLRWKQWDCRSDCRYHCMLAREEEREELGDKPVKYHGKWPFRRVYGIQEPVSVALATLNLAMQFHGWVSFLILLYYKLPLRPDKKTFYEYTGLWHIYGILAMNAWFWNAVFHSRDVDLTEKLDYSSGVALLGFTLILAILRAFNVRDEAARVMIAAPLMAFVTTHILYLNFYKLDYGLNMKVCLTMGIAQLLLWTVWAGVTHHPSRWKLWVVVVGGALAMFLEIYDFPPYWGFVDAHAVWHALAIPFTYLWWSFVKDDSEFRTSALMKKVK from the exons ATGGCGCAATGTCATTGGATCGCTCTCTCCTTCGCTCTCTCCTTTCTCGTTCGCGTTCTCAACGCTAGTGCCGGCGATTCTGATCCACTCTACAA GGCATGCATAGAACAGTGTGAGAAGACTGGATGTGTCGGGGACAAGTGCTTCCAACACTGTAAACTATCTTCTGATGGGAATCCTATTGGTGGTCCATGGTATCTGCAAGAACCGCTCTATCTGCGGTGGAAGCAGTGGGATTGCCGCAGTGACTGTAGGTACCACTGTATGCTTGctagggaagaagaaagagaggaACTTGGTGACAAGCCTGTCAAATATCATGGAAAATGGCCATTCCGGCGTGTATATGGAATTCAG GAACCTGTTTCTGTTGCTCTAGCCACACTCAATCTTGCTATGCAATTTCATGGTTGGGTGtcatttctcatccttctttattACAAGTTGCCTTTAAGGCCAGATAAGAAGACATTCTATGAATATACTGGCTTATGGCATATCTATGGGATCTTAGCAATGAATGCCTGGTTCTGGAATGCTGTTTTCCACAGTCG aGATGTGGATTTGACAGAGAAACTAGATTATTCTTCTGGGGTGGCATTACTTGGATTTACCCTTATTCTGGCCATACTGCGAGCTTTCAATGTGAGAGATGAGGCTGCCAGGGTCATGATTGCTGCTCCACTGATGGCTTTTGTGACTACCCATATCTTGTATCTGAACTTCTACAAACTTGATTATG GTTTGAACATGAAAGTGTGTTTGACCATGGGCATAGCTCAACTTCTTTTGTGGACGGTGTGGGCTGGTGTCACTCATCATCCATCACGCTGGAAGTTGTGGGTGGTAGTTGTGGGAGGAGCTTTAGCCATGTTCTTGGAAATATATGATTTTCCACCCTACTGGGGATTTGTGGATGCCCATGCTGTTTGGCATGCCCTTGCCATCCCTTTTACCTATCTTTGGTGGAGCTTTGTCAAGGATGACAGCGAGTTCAGAACATCAGCTCTCATGAAGAAAGTGAAGTAG